One Verrucomicrobiia bacterium genomic window, GCCCGTGTTCATCCCGCGGGCAGTCGCACTGAATCTGGGGCAATACCCGGCACAGCGTGGCAACCAGGTGGGATAACGCTTGGTATTGCTCGGGAGTAAAATCGTATTGCATGAGCAGCCGGCCCTGGACCTCATTCGTGACCGCGTCCGCGCGCGCGGGCCGGGGCGTGAAATTCGCCGTGCGCAGTCCGCCATCGCCAAAGCGGGCGGGCAGGGTGACTCGGACCTGGCCGTCGGGATCACGCGCATACCATTGGTCCAGCGGACCGGATGCGTCGGGCGGATACGCGCCGATGTTGGCAATTTCGATGCCGATGGAGCGGTCGTTCGCGCCGCCGGCATGCCGCGCGCGCTCCTTCACATCGAGCGTCTGGTAAATCGTTCCGTCCAGATCCACCATGAAGTGAACGCTCAAATCGCGCACGTCATGCAGCACCTTGAAGCACTGGCGGCTTGTGCCCGCGACGTCGTAATGCATCACAATCTGATCAATGCAGCGTTGCAGGGTTGGCAAATCCCAGCCACCGCCGCGCACGCGTTCACGCTCTTCGGGCGTCAGGGGGCCGCCGCGTTGGTCGTAACGGTTGGGCGAGTCAAAGCCGGCGCCGGCCTCCTGCGTGGCCTGCCAGGATGCTTCATCGGGCGGACTGAAACGGCGCTCGACGCGGTAGGCATCGTAACCGCCCGGATCCAGCCACAGCACGACGGGTGAGCCGGTGTGGACAAACTCGCCGGCCACGACGATTTCATCGCCCGTTCGGGGAGCGATGGTGCCGGGCACGGGCACATTGGCTGGCGGAGGCGTGATTGCGGGCGCGGCTTCAATTTGCAGCACCCGTGCGGGCGCGGGCGAGATTGCCAACGGCCCGGCAATTTCGTTGGTGAGGCCATTCTCCGTCGCGTTTTGCGCGGCCGATTGCGAGGCGTTGTGAGTGCGGCAGCCCGCCGAAATCAACCACAGGCCAAGCAGGGGAATCAACGTCTTGATGTGCATGTGCGATAAACGAGGAACAACTCATCGCCGACGCGCCGGGCCGACTCAAGCTGCAAACGCGCCGCGCGGGCAAGGCGGGCAACGCCAAGGCCGTCTGCAATCGTGGGGGCGTGTCGCCCGCCGATGACGCGGGGGCACACCGTGAGATGCAGTTCATCCACCAGCCCCGCGCGGAAGAGCGCGTCGTTCAGTTCACCGCCGCCTTCGCACAGGAGGCGTTTGACACCGTGTTGTTCGCGCAGCCAGCACAAGGCGGCGCGCAGGTTGAGTTCCGTGCGGCCGAAAACCTTCACTGCGTCGGCCACGGCGCGCAGTTGTTGCCGGCGGCGGGCGCCCGCGCGGGCCGTGGTCAGCACGATGATGGGTGAAAATCGTTTGGTGAACAGATGCGCCTGCGGGTTCAACGAGCCGGAGCCGGTGACAACGACGCGCAGGTTGTATTCAGCGAGCCCGCGGCGCCGGCGGAGCCGGCGAAACTTCGCGCCGCCCGGCCCGAGGCTGATGCGGTTGAGATCCACGGTGCGCGCGCCGCACATCACGGCGTCGGCGGTGGCGCGCAGTTCATGGAGATGCGCCTGGTCGCGCGCGCTGCTGAACGAGGAAACCACGCGATTGGTCGTGGCGATCTTGCCGTCCGCCGTCATGGACATGTTTACCAAAACGAACGGACGGCATGCCGGGCCGGCGCCGCGCCGCGCCGCGCCGTTGCTTGGTGCGCGTTTCGTTTTCATTGAATGAACATGGCGTCTCCGTAGCTGAAGAACCGGTAGCGCTCGCGCACCGCTTCGGCGTAGGTGCGCAGTATGAGTTCACGGCCGCGCAATTCACCGGGCGCCGCGAACGCGCTGACCAGCATCAGCAGCGTGGAGCGTGGCAGGTGAAAGTTCGTCAGCAGTGCGTCCACCAGCGCAAACGGGCGCGGCGGATGGATGAAGATGCGGGTGCGGCCGGCGCCCGCCACCAGCCGGCCGTGATGCTGTTCGGCGACGCTTTCCAGCACGCGCACGCAGGTCGTGCCCACGGCGATGACGCGCCGGCCTTCGCTTTTGGCGTTGTTCACCAGTGCGGCGGTGGCTTCACTCACAACGAATCTCTCTTCATGCATGATGTGTTCTGCAATCGCTTCCGCCTTCACGGGCGCGAAGGTTCCGAGCCCAACGTGCAAGGTGACGAAACCGATATGGATGCCGCGGGCACGGAGTTCATCCAGCAACTGCGGTGTGAAATGCAAGCCGGCGGTGGGTGCCGCCACGGAGCCGGGCAGTTGCGCAAAAACAGTCTGGTAGCGTTCCCGATCGGCTGCGCTCGTGGCGCCCGCGACGCGCGCGATGTAGGGCGGCAGGGGCATTTCGCCCAGTTCATCAAGCTGGTCCAGGATGTTCCGCGCCCCGGCAAAGCGCAGCCGCCGATGTCCCTCCGGGTTGATCGCCACCACGTCCGCGACGATCTCGGTCGGCGTGCCGGTGTGATCGCAAATGTGCATCCGCGTGCCCGGGCGAGCCCGTTTGCCGGGCCGCAACATAACCCACCAGTCGTTGGTTGCGTTTTCCTCCAGCAGGAGAATTTCAAATTTGCCGCCGGTGCGGGCGTTTGTGCCGCGTAGGCGGGCCGGGATGACGCGTGAGTCGT contains:
- a CDS encoding peptidoglycan recognition family protein; this encodes MHIKTLIPLLGLWLISAGCRTHNASQSAAQNATENGLTNEIAGPLAISPAPARVLQIEAAPAITPPPANVPVPGTIAPRTGDEIVVAGEFVHTGSPVVLWLDPGGYDAYRVERRFSPPDEASWQATQEAGAGFDSPNRYDQRGGPLTPEERERVRGGGWDLPTLQRCIDQIVMHYDVAGTSRQCFKVLHDVRDLSVHFMVDLDGTIYQTLDVKERARHAGGANDRSIGIEIANIGAYPPDASGPLDQWYARDPDGQVRVTLPARFGDGGLRTANFTPRPARADAVTNEVQGRLLMQYDFTPEQYQALSHLVATLCRVLPQIQCDCPRDEHGQVPLQKLPDDALANFHGVLGHYHLTTNKIDPGPAFQWDTVIGEARRLLAETNTVPPRP
- a CDS encoding dihydrofolate reductase family protein, with the protein product MKTKRAPSNGAARRGAGPACRPFVLVNMSMTADGKIATTNRVVSSFSSARDQAHLHELRATADAVMCGARTVDLNRISLGPGGAKFRRLRRRRGLAEYNLRVVVTGSGSLNPQAHLFTKRFSPIIVLTTARAGARRRQQLRAVADAVKVFGRTELNLRAALCWLREQHGVKRLLCEGGGELNDALFRAGLVDELHLTVCPRVIGGRHAPTIADGLGVARLARAARLQLESARRVGDELFLVYRTCTSRR
- the queA gene encoding tRNA preQ1(34) S-adenosylmethionine ribosyltransferase-isomerase QueA; this encodes MRTADFHFELPPELIAQAPAEHRDGSRLLVLDRPTNQVSHHRFPDLVNFLHPGDTLILNDSRVIPARLRGTNARTGGKFEILLLEENATNDWWVMLRPGKRARPGTRMHICDHTGTPTEIVADVVAINPEGHRRLRFAGARNILDQLDELGEMPLPPYIARVAGATSAADRERYQTVFAQLPGSVAAPTAGLHFTPQLLDELRARGIHIGFVTLHVGLGTFAPVKAEAIAEHIMHEERFVVSEATAALVNNAKSEGRRVIAVGTTCVRVLESVAEQHHGRLVAGAGRTRIFIHPPRPFALVDALLTNFHLPRSTLLMLVSAFAAPGELRGRELILRTYAEAVRERYRFFSYGDAMFIQ